The Nocardia arthritidis genome has a window encoding:
- a CDS encoding DUF3556 domain-containing protein — protein MRFLQPELPAVDMAEWSGGTRAARIRQMARYWAEAGFGTPAALHLLYVAKIGGYLLVGWLIALSTNGIRGFGDWSEPIVFQKAVLYTLLFEVIGLGCGFGPLNNRYFPPFGSILYWLRPKTIRLPPWPRLIPLTKGDDRTFVDIALYAALLVATTLTLFSDGTGPVPELHTTIGLLPAWRVAVILALLALIGLRDKVIFLAARGEVYATLAVTFLFGADFVVAAKVVFLVIWLGAALSKLNRHFPFVIATMMSNSPLIRRKSLKRKFFEKFPDDLRPGAPSRIIAHTATAIELAVPVVLFCTHGGVPTVLAAALLIGFHLAILSAIPMGAPLEWNVFMIFGVLTLFVAHADHGLGDLRHPVAVAVLFLVLASIVIAGNLFPRKVSFLPGMRYYAGNWDTTMWCVAPSAAAKIGAHVVALASMPQAQLERFYGKDRGQLSMYLGYAFRAMNTHGRALFTLVHRAMADGDEADYTLTDGERICATALGWNFGDGHLHNEQLIAALHRRCRFEPGEVRVVLLDAQPIHRGIQRYRLVDAATGEFERGYVEVAEMVTRQPWADDVPVHITGGPGLTKS, from the coding sequence ATGAGATTTCTGCAACCGGAACTACCCGCCGTCGATATGGCGGAATGGAGTGGCGGCACGCGCGCCGCCCGCATCCGGCAGATGGCCCGGTACTGGGCGGAGGCCGGGTTCGGGACGCCGGCGGCACTGCATCTGCTCTATGTCGCGAAGATCGGCGGGTATCTGCTCGTCGGTTGGCTGATTGCCTTGTCCACCAATGGTATTCGTGGGTTCGGCGACTGGTCGGAGCCGATCGTCTTCCAGAAGGCGGTGCTGTACACGCTGCTATTCGAGGTGATCGGCCTCGGCTGCGGTTTCGGCCCGCTGAACAACAGGTATTTTCCGCCGTTCGGCTCGATACTGTATTGGTTGCGGCCCAAGACGATTCGGCTGCCGCCGTGGCCGCGCCTTATTCCGCTGACGAAGGGCGATGATCGAACGTTCGTCGATATCGCTTTGTACGCGGCGCTTTTGGTGGCGACCACGCTGACGCTCTTCTCCGACGGCACCGGTCCGGTGCCGGAATTGCACACCACGATCGGTCTGCTGCCCGCGTGGCGGGTCGCGGTGATTCTCGCCCTGCTGGCGCTGATCGGCCTGCGCGACAAGGTGATATTCCTGGCCGCGCGCGGCGAGGTATACGCGACATTGGCGGTGACCTTCCTGTTCGGCGCGGATTTCGTGGTCGCCGCGAAGGTGGTTTTCCTGGTGATCTGGCTGGGTGCCGCGCTGTCGAAGCTGAACCGGCACTTCCCGTTCGTCATCGCGACGATGATGTCGAACAGTCCGCTGATCCGGCGAAAATCGTTGAAGCGCAAGTTCTTCGAGAAATTTCCGGACGACCTGCGGCCTGGCGCGCCGTCGCGGATTATCGCGCACACCGCGACCGCGATCGAACTCGCGGTCCCGGTGGTGTTGTTCTGCACGCACGGCGGTGTGCCGACGGTGCTGGCCGCGGCGCTGCTGATCGGATTCCACCTGGCGATACTGTCGGCGATTCCGATGGGCGCGCCGCTGGAGTGGAACGTCTTCATGATCTTCGGCGTGCTCACCCTGTTCGTCGCGCATGCCGATCACGGGCTCGGCGACCTGCGCCATCCGGTTGCGGTGGCGGTGCTGTTCCTCGTGCTCGCGAGCATCGTCATCGCCGGAAACCTGTTCCCGCGCAAGGTTTCCTTCCTGCCGGGCATGCGCTACTACGCGGGGAACTGGGACACCACGATGTGGTGCGTCGCACCGTCGGCCGCGGCGAAGATCGGCGCGCACGTCGTCGCGCTCGCGAGCATGCCGCAGGCCCAACTGGAGCGGTTCTACGGCAAGGACCGCGGGCAGTTGTCGATGTACCTCGGTTACGCGTTTCGCGCCATGAACACCCACGGCAGGGCGCTGTTCACGCTGGTGCACCGGGCCATGGCCGACGGCGACGAAGCCGATTACACACTCACCGACGGCGAGCGGATCTGCGCCACCGCGCTCGGCTGGAATTTCGGTGACGGCCATCTGCACAACGAGCAGCTCATCGCGGCGCTGCATCGGCGCTGCCGCTTCGAACCCGGGGAGGTCCGCGTCGTCCTGCTCGACGCCCAGCCGATCCACCGGGGCATACAGCGGTATCGCCTCGTCGACGCGGCGACCGGCGAATTCGAGCGCGGATACGTCGAGGTGGCCGAGATGGTGACGCGCCAGCCGTGGGCCGACGACGTGCCGGTGCACATCACCGGCGGGCCCGGATTGACCAAGTCGTGA
- a CDS encoding class I SAM-dependent methyltransferase encodes MSALDWDHNAFYHRLLLRQLPDGLRRVLDVGCGAGVFASKLAARAEKVDAVDKSPEMIAAAYDTTPDNVTLLLGDVLKEPLPEAGYDAIVSVTALHHLPLEMALPVLARALRPGGVLVAVALPRTDLPRELPVELLALISQRLFGLTFALLRKFNGGNWFAHEPTHSAMPVLLDPPLATRQVREYAAALLPGAQVRRLVFWRYFLLWHKPSD; translated from the coding sequence GTGAGCGCGCTGGACTGGGATCACAATGCCTTCTATCACCGCCTACTATTGCGTCAGCTGCCGGACGGATTGCGCCGGGTACTCGATGTCGGTTGCGGTGCGGGCGTTTTCGCGTCGAAGCTGGCAGCCCGAGCCGAAAAGGTCGACGCCGTCGACAAATCGCCGGAGATGATCGCCGCCGCATACGACACGACCCCGGACAACGTCACCCTCCTACTCGGCGATGTGCTGAAAGAGCCACTGCCTGAGGCGGGTTACGACGCGATCGTCTCCGTAACCGCACTGCACCACCTCCCGCTCGAGATGGCGCTTCCGGTGCTGGCGCGTGCGCTGCGCCCGGGCGGTGTGCTCGTCGCGGTAGCGCTGCCACGCACCGACCTACCCCGCGAACTGCCCGTCGAACTTCTCGCCCTGATAAGTCAGCGACTATTCGGTCTCACCTTCGCCCTGCTACGAAAGTTCAACGGCGGCAACTGGTTCGCCCACGAACCCACCCACTCCGCAATGCCGGTGCTACTCGATCCACCCCTGGCCACCCGCCAGGTCCGCGAATACGCCGCCGCACTGCTCCCCGGCGCCCAGGTGCGCCGCCTCGTCTTCTGGCGCTATTTCCTCCTGTGGCACAAGCCGTCCGACTGA
- a CDS encoding TetR/AcrR family transcriptional regulator: protein MVVRGQQRVDAILAAALDLLAERGYAALTMDAVAERAKASKATIYRRWRNKAELVKAAMDAYDADHNAAIPDTGTLRGDLVAVVEALGAKSSERYLTMVGGLAAAMRHDAELAAALREHIENEELSPFHEALRRAVARGELPADTDFELVHDVAEAMILRQLQIGAGFGAAFTTRLVDDVLLALLHYEGQ from the coding sequence ATCGTGGTTCGAGGACAGCAACGGGTAGACGCGATTCTGGCGGCCGCGCTCGATCTGCTCGCCGAGCGCGGTTATGCCGCGCTCACCATGGATGCGGTGGCCGAGCGGGCCAAGGCCAGCAAGGCGACCATCTATCGGCGGTGGCGCAATAAGGCGGAGCTGGTCAAGGCGGCCATGGACGCGTACGACGCCGACCACAACGCCGCCATCCCGGACACCGGCACCCTGCGCGGTGACCTGGTCGCGGTGGTCGAGGCGTTGGGCGCCAAGAGTTCCGAGCGCTATCTCACGATGGTCGGCGGACTCGCCGCCGCCATGCGGCACGACGCGGAACTGGCCGCCGCGCTGCGCGAACATATCGAGAACGAGGAGCTGTCGCCGTTCCACGAGGCGCTGCGGCGCGCGGTCGCCAGGGGCGAGCTGCCCGCGGACACCGATTTCGAGCTGGTACACGACGTGGCCGAGGCAATGATCCTGCGCCAGTTGCAGATCGGCGCCGGCTTCGGCGCGGCGTTCACCACCCGCCTCGTCGACGATGTGCTGCTCGCCCTACTCCATTACGAAGGACAATGA
- a CDS encoding D-alanyl-D-alanine carboxypeptidase family protein, whose amino-acid sequence MRSFAGLMLSAVAGALLVTPAPSYADSHLPFWPSPEPLGVQAPLAELADGNTGAVRWSRQPDSPAPIGSITKVMTALVVIGAGDLDRNITVPQAIIAYDNKYGASTAGLTPGEVLTARQLLYALLLPSGCDAAYALAEAYGPGQAGFIDKMNDTARQLGLAGTHFTDPSGLPNPSDYSTYSTPADLVRLGLRAMSLPIFRDIVRSQNYHLPAGPNNRDHIWQTTNLLLHDYPGTAGIKTGSTDAAGTCLLFEAVRAGQPLIGVVLHSSPDSETVAEDDAEHMLNWGFGPILSALPIGYSPPSYK is encoded by the coding sequence ATGCGGTCATTTGCCGGATTGATGCTGAGCGCCGTCGCCGGAGCACTGCTCGTGACGCCCGCCCCGAGTTACGCGGATTCCCACCTGCCCTTCTGGCCGTCGCCCGAACCGCTGGGCGTGCAGGCGCCGCTGGCGGAATTGGCGGACGGGAACACCGGCGCGGTGCGCTGGTCGCGGCAGCCGGACAGTCCGGCCCCGATCGGCAGCATCACGAAGGTGATGACCGCGCTGGTGGTGATCGGCGCGGGCGACCTCGATCGGAATATCACGGTGCCGCAGGCGATCATCGCCTACGACAACAAGTACGGCGCGAGCACGGCGGGCCTGACTCCCGGTGAGGTGCTCACCGCCCGGCAGCTGCTTTACGCGCTACTGCTTCCGTCCGGCTGCGACGCCGCCTACGCTCTTGCCGAGGCATATGGGCCCGGCCAAGCCGGTTTCATCGACAAGATGAACGACACCGCGCGTCAACTCGGCCTGGCGGGAACGCATTTCACCGATCCCAGCGGCCTGCCCAATCCGAGCGACTATTCCACCTATTCCACGCCTGCGGATCTGGTGCGGCTCGGTCTGCGCGCGATGAGCCTGCCGATCTTCCGCGATATCGTGCGATCGCAGAATTATCACCTGCCCGCCGGACCGAATAATCGCGATCACATCTGGCAGACAACGAACCTGCTGCTGCACGACTATCCCGGCACCGCGGGCATCAAAACCGGATCCACCGACGCCGCGGGAACCTGTCTGTTGTTCGAGGCCGTCAGGGCGGGGCAGCCGCTGATCGGTGTGGTGCTGCACAGCTCACCGGATAGCGAAACCGTCGCCGAGGACGATGCCGAGCACATGTTGAACTGGGGCTTCGGCCCGATCCTCAGCGCACTGCCGATCGGCTACTCGCCGCCTTCGTACAAGTAG
- a CDS encoding FAD-dependent monooxygenase → MTVLIVGAGPTGLTLACDLARRGVPHRIVDRAAEPFIGSRAKGLQARTMEVFDDLGIVDRILDGGEPFPKFRLYQGHTVVWERTVDELLGAPARSASPSIPYPGPWLIPQWRTERILRDRLAELGGGVEWNTEISGLTQDSDGVTLHTGDGSLRADYVVAADGGRSTLRKALGVGFEGDTFDIERTLIGDVRADGLDGRRCHLLTGGGDVGERFSLWNLPDSDYYQFVATVPAERTPELTLDAVRQLCRDRSGRTDIHLHDLRWISLYKVNVRMVDRFRVGRVFLAGDAAHVHSSAGGQGLNTGVQDAYNLGWKLAAVIDGADPALLETYAAERMPVAAQVLGLSTLLHHQDFHGGDSAPSIDQLDITYRNGPLALDDREAPGPLRAGDRAPDGVLSSGKRLFDLFRGPHATVLAVGAAVEDFGVPTVAAEGYDVASGTYVLVRPDGYIGAISESAAAIRKYLAATVLPSEPRPASFDAANIGGRRPGW, encoded by the coding sequence ATGACCGTGCTGATCGTCGGCGCCGGGCCGACCGGGCTCACCCTGGCCTGCGACCTGGCCAGACGGGGTGTGCCCCACCGAATCGTGGACAGGGCTGCCGAACCGTTCATCGGTTCGCGCGCAAAGGGTTTGCAGGCGCGGACCATGGAGGTGTTCGACGATCTCGGCATCGTCGACCGGATACTCGACGGCGGCGAACCCTTCCCGAAATTCCGCTTGTACCAGGGGCATACGGTGGTCTGGGAGCGGACCGTCGACGAATTGCTCGGTGCGCCGGCACGATCGGCGTCACCGTCGATTCCGTATCCCGGTCCGTGGCTCATCCCGCAGTGGCGGACCGAGCGAATCCTGCGCGACCGGCTCGCCGAGCTCGGCGGGGGAGTCGAGTGGAATACCGAAATCAGCGGTCTCACACAGGATTCCGACGGCGTAACACTGCACACCGGCGATGGGAGTCTGCGCGCCGACTATGTGGTCGCGGCCGATGGCGGACGCAGCACCCTCCGCAAGGCGCTCGGCGTCGGCTTCGAGGGTGACACCTTCGACATCGAACGCACCCTGATCGGCGATGTGCGCGCCGACGGCCTGGACGGCAGGCGCTGTCATCTGCTGACGGGCGGAGGCGATGTCGGCGAACGGTTTTCGCTGTGGAACCTGCCGGACAGCGACTACTACCAGTTCGTCGCGACGGTGCCCGCCGAGCGCACGCCCGAACTCACCCTCGACGCGGTCCGCCAATTGTGCCGGGATCGCTCCGGGCGCACCGACATTCACCTGCACGACCTGCGCTGGATCTCGCTGTACAAGGTGAATGTCCGGATGGTCGACCGCTTCCGGGTCGGAAGAGTGTTCCTGGCCGGCGACGCCGCGCACGTGCATTCCTCGGCGGGCGGCCAGGGTCTGAATACCGGCGTGCAGGACGCGTACAACCTCGGCTGGAAGCTCGCCGCCGTCATTGACGGCGCTGATCCGGCGCTGCTGGAAACCTATGCGGCCGAACGGATGCCGGTGGCGGCGCAGGTGCTCGGGTTGAGCACGCTGCTGCATCATCAGGACTTCCACGGCGGCGATTCCGCACCGTCGATCGATCAGCTCGACATCACCTACCGGAACGGTCCACTGGCGCTCGACGATCGCGAGGCGCCCGGACCGCTGCGGGCGGGCGATCGCGCGCCGGACGGCGTATTGTCTTCGGGGAAGCGGCTTTTCGATCTTTTCCGGGGCCCGCACGCGACGGTGCTCGCAGTCGGCGCCGCCGTCGAGGATTTCGGCGTTCCCACGGTGGCGGCCGAGGGTTACGACGTCGCCTCCGGCACATACGTACTGGTCCGTCCGGACGGATATATCGGGGCGATCAGCGAATCCGCCGCGGCGATCAGGAAATATCTGGCGGCGACGGTCCTACCTTCGGAACCGCGCCCGGCGTCGTTCGACGCCGCGAATATCGGGGGGCGGCGCCCCGGGTGGTGA
- a CDS encoding amino acid permease, which produces MSIAELRGQMLRRKPIGQIEDDDTPADERLSKQLGLWQLTAIGVGGIIGAGIFTLAGSVAHKVTGPAVLISFLIAGVASACAALCYAEFTGMVPKAGSAYTYGYVSLGEIAGWFIGWDLLLEYIAVAAVVAIGVSGYFGFLLDQVGIHLPNWMLGAFGTGDGHKFDVFAMVFCLGTAWLLSRGIRSVGRFEIVAVAIKVALVLLIIVLGVFKINSANYHPYFPFGANAVWTGAATVFFAVFGYDAMSTAAEESTEAKKQLPKAIIYSLSIAMVLYVLATLVLTGMQNYKDIDPNGGFSHAFKSVGMNGIANVIAVGAIVGIITVVLTFMLGVTRVWYAMSRDGLLPEWFAKTHPQRKVPTRVTWIVGVGSAILAGVLPINTVAELTNIGILMAFIVVSIAVIVLRYTRPDEPRTFRLPLMPVVPVVGIGFSVYLIWSLPWQTWVRFAVWLVVGLIIYFAYSRTHSKLQGADPVTSVHTPVA; this is translated from the coding sequence ATGTCCATTGCGGAGTTGCGCGGCCAAATGCTGCGCCGCAAACCCATCGGGCAGATCGAGGACGACGACACGCCTGCGGATGAACGGCTGTCGAAGCAACTCGGTCTGTGGCAGCTGACCGCCATCGGCGTCGGCGGCATCATCGGCGCGGGCATTTTCACCCTCGCCGGTTCCGTCGCGCACAAGGTCACCGGCCCGGCGGTGCTCATCTCGTTCCTGATCGCGGGCGTCGCGAGCGCCTGCGCCGCGCTGTGTTATGCCGAGTTCACCGGCATGGTGCCGAAGGCGGGTTCGGCGTACACCTACGGCTATGTGTCGCTGGGGGAGATCGCGGGCTGGTTCATCGGCTGGGATCTGCTGCTCGAATACATCGCGGTGGCGGCGGTGGTCGCGATCGGTGTATCCGGCTACTTCGGCTTCCTGCTCGATCAGGTCGGGATTCACCTACCGAACTGGATGCTCGGCGCGTTCGGCACCGGTGACGGTCACAAGTTCGATGTGTTCGCGATGGTGTTCTGCCTCGGCACCGCGTGGTTGCTCTCCCGCGGCATCCGCAGCGTCGGCCGGTTCGAGATCGTCGCGGTCGCCATCAAGGTCGCGCTGGTGTTGCTGATCATCGTGCTCGGCGTCTTCAAGATCAACAGCGCGAACTATCACCCGTACTTCCCGTTCGGCGCGAACGCGGTGTGGACCGGTGCGGCCACCGTCTTCTTCGCGGTATTCGGCTACGACGCGATGAGCACCGCCGCCGAGGAATCCACCGAGGCCAAAAAGCAGCTGCCGAAGGCCATCATCTACTCGCTGAGCATCGCCATGGTGCTGTACGTGCTGGCCACGCTGGTGCTGACCGGTATGCAGAACTACAAGGACATCGACCCGAACGGCGGCTTCTCGCACGCCTTCAAATCCGTCGGCATGAACGGCATCGCCAACGTCATCGCCGTCGGGGCCATCGTCGGCATCATCACCGTCGTGCTCACTTTCATGCTCGGCGTCACCCGCGTCTGGTACGCGATGAGCCGCGACGGCCTGCTGCCGGAATGGTTCGCCAAGACCCACCCGCAGCGCAAGGTGCCGACCCGCGTCACCTGGATCGTCGGCGTCGGCTCGGCGATCCTGGCCGGCGTGCTGCCCATCAACACCGTCGCCGAACTCACCAATATCGGCATCCTGATGGCGTTCATCGTGGTGAGCATCGCGGTGATCGTGCTGCGCTACACCAGGCCCGACGAGCCGCGCACCTTCCGGCTGCCGCTGATGCCGGTGGTTCCGGTGGTCGGCATCGGCTTCTCCGTGTACTTGATCTGGTCGCTGCCGTGGCAGACCTGGGTGCGTTTCGCGGTCTGGCTGGTCGTCGGCCTGATCATCTACTTCGCCTACTCCCGAACGCATTCCAAGCTGCAGGGGGCCGATCCCGTGACCTCGGTGCACACCCCCGTCGCGTAA
- a CDS encoding class I SAM-dependent methyltransferase, producing the protein MTTGDPKDLVRQGYNALSEHYDRAFGGETKYQAWLSELDQQIPSAATVLDLGCGSGIPVARMLATTGRRVVGVDISDVQVDRARRLVPTAEFIRADAAAVDFEPASFDAVICLYALIHMPLDEQLPLLTKVARWLRPRGLFVLTTGHRAGTGTDDNWLDTGETMWWSHADATTYRTWLAEAGFEVRRAEFIPEGTGGHMLFWAVKPDPTQPLSSTDR; encoded by the coding sequence GTGACCACAGGCGATCCGAAAGACCTTGTCCGACAGGGCTACAACGCCCTCTCCGAACACTACGACCGAGCCTTCGGCGGCGAAACCAAATATCAGGCATGGCTGTCCGAGCTCGATCAGCAAATCCCCTCGGCCGCAACCGTACTCGACCTCGGCTGCGGTTCCGGCATCCCCGTCGCCCGCATGCTCGCGACGACCGGACGCCGGGTGGTCGGCGTCGATATCAGCGATGTTCAAGTCGACCGAGCCCGCCGACTCGTGCCGACGGCCGAGTTCATCCGCGCCGACGCCGCCGCCGTCGACTTCGAACCGGCATCGTTCGACGCGGTGATCTGTCTCTACGCGCTCATCCACATGCCGCTCGACGAACAGCTTCCATTGCTGACCAAGGTCGCCCGCTGGCTGCGCCCGCGGGGTCTGTTCGTTCTCACCACCGGCCACCGGGCCGGGACCGGCACCGACGACAACTGGCTCGATACCGGAGAGACCATGTGGTGGAGCCATGCCGACGCCACCACCTACCGAACCTGGCTCGCCGAGGCGGGCTTCGAGGTCCGGCGCGCGGAATTCATCCCCGAGGGCACGGGCGGCCACATGCTGTTCTGGGCGGTGAAACCCGATCCGACACAACCGCTTTCCTCGACGGACCGTTGA
- a CDS encoding neutral zinc metallopeptidase, with the protein MPNTSGPVESDPDLGSNPVLRRQGVGISGVSCQLPAWSADPAAAEAFYRAAIECHNSAWRSTLTGFGIEFTGPKLWAGARSAQYDGGCGHNGTGREAFYCPRDQTIVMPFDTMQPISRNGAGYALAVLSHEYGHHIQQLTGIFNAFQARGNALNWAGSETDLLNRRLELQAWCFSGMFYGTSTGRGSVSKAMADQAYDNNSGAGDRPGERRWHGTSKNVANWFGWGEHPADDPSTPAQPSLYECNPWAARSAAWLE; encoded by the coding sequence GTGCCGAACACATCGGGTCCGGTCGAGTCGGATCCCGACCTCGGATCCAATCCGGTGCTGCGGCGGCAGGGCGTCGGGATCTCCGGGGTGAGCTGTCAGCTGCCCGCGTGGAGTGCCGATCCGGCGGCGGCCGAGGCGTTCTACCGGGCCGCGATCGAATGCCACAACTCGGCATGGCGGTCCACGCTGACCGGATTCGGTATCGAGTTCACCGGGCCGAAGCTCTGGGCGGGCGCCCGCTCCGCGCAGTACGACGGCGGATGCGGCCACAACGGGACCGGCCGCGAGGCGTTCTACTGCCCCCGCGACCAGACGATCGTCATGCCGTTCGACACCATGCAACCGATCAGCCGCAACGGCGCCGGATATGCGCTCGCGGTGCTGTCCCACGAGTACGGCCACCATATTCAGCAGTTGACCGGAATTTTCAACGCGTTCCAGGCGCGCGGGAACGCGCTCAACTGGGCGGGTTCGGAAACCGATCTGCTGAACCGCCGCCTCGAGCTGCAGGCGTGGTGCTTCTCCGGAATGTTCTACGGCACCAGCACCGGACGCGGCTCGGTCAGCAAGGCCATGGCGGATCAGGCGTACGACAACAACAGCGGCGCCGGTGACCGTCCCGGCGAACGCCGCTGGCACGGCACCAGCAAGAATGTCGCCAACTGGTTCGGTTGGGGCGAGCATCCCGCCGACGATCCGTCGACACCCGCACAGCCATCCCTCTACGAGTGCAATCCGTGGGCGGCTCGCAGCGCGGCCTGGCTCGAATAG
- the msrB gene encoding peptide-methionine (R)-S-oxide reductase MsrB, with the protein MAQEYNRNPAAVAALSPEQYHVTQENGTERPFTGEYWDNHEPGIYVDVVSGEPLFASVDKFDSGSGWPSFTKPIDTGNVVEKRDFSHLMIRTEVRSAHGDSHLGHVFPDGPRAEGGLRYCINSAALRFIHLDDLEAEGYAQYRTLFTKEDA; encoded by the coding sequence GTGGCACAGGAATACAACCGCAACCCCGCGGCGGTGGCGGCGCTTTCGCCCGAGCAGTACCACGTCACCCAGGAGAACGGGACGGAGCGGCCGTTCACGGGCGAGTACTGGGACAACCACGAGCCGGGTATCTACGTGGATGTGGTGTCCGGTGAGCCGTTGTTCGCCTCGGTCGACAAATTCGACAGCGGCTCGGGCTGGCCGAGCTTCACCAAGCCGATCGACACCGGAAATGTGGTGGAGAAACGGGATTTCAGCCACCTCATGATCCGCACCGAGGTGCGCTCGGCGCACGGCGACAGCCACCTCGGGCACGTATTCCCCGACGGGCCGCGCGCCGAGGGCGGCCTGCGATACTGCATCAATTCGGCGGCGCTGCGGTTCATCCATCTCGACGACCTCGAGGCGGAAGGCTACGCGCAGTACCGAACCCTGTTCACGAAGGAGGACGCGTGA
- the msrA gene encoding peptide-methionine (S)-S-oxide reductase MsrA encodes MTDTRTAILAGGCFWGMEELIRKQPGVLSTRVGYTGGRNDHPTYRNHPGHAEAVEIVYDPARTDYRALLEFFFQIHDPTTKDRQGNDIGTSYRSAIFYLDDEQKRVALDTIADVEDSGLWPGKVVTEVTPASTFWEAEPEHQDYLQRYPDGYTCHFPRPGWKLPKRQTTR; translated from the coding sequence GTGACGGACACGCGCACGGCGATTCTGGCGGGCGGCTGCTTCTGGGGTATGGAGGAGCTGATCCGCAAACAGCCCGGGGTGCTCTCGACGCGGGTCGGTTACACCGGCGGCCGCAACGATCACCCGACGTACCGCAACCATCCGGGCCACGCCGAGGCCGTCGAGATCGTCTACGACCCGGCGCGCACCGACTACCGGGCGCTGCTGGAGTTCTTCTTCCAGATCCACGATCCGACGACGAAGGACCGGCAGGGCAACGATATCGGCACCAGCTACCGTTCGGCCATCTTCTACCTCGATGACGAGCAGAAGCGAGTCGCGCTGGACACTATCGCCGATGTCGAGGATTCGGGTCTGTGGCCGGGCAAGGTGGTCACCGAGGTGACCCCGGCGAGCACGTTCTGGGAGGCCGAGCCCGAACACCAGGACTACCTGCAGCGCTACCCCGACGGATACACCTGTCACTTCCCGCGCCCGGGCTGGAAACTGCCGAAGCGGCAGACCACTCGGTGA
- a CDS encoding FAD-dependent monooxygenase, producing the protein MDGSRVGIIGGSIAGCAAAVVLRRAGCDVTVFERSSGRLRDRGHGVGLSAEVRAELAAADLIDAELPAHSITQRSWYVRDGDAPLGRLLWEQSFTTVVHNWGMLWANLRKRVADNDYRDGVPVNHIEPDADSVTLRRGDGTAERFDIVFGADGYGSAVRALVDPAASVENSGYVVWRGGYSVTELPQPVPDALHDQIVTVAYTGGHCLIMITPDPRPGVLRVYWGLYHKPAQPFSSDTDEAPGDSLPGLDAVLSADFPPYWAEVIAKTSPASTVVHPVVDIRSSSYVAHRLALIGDAGTVARPHTGSGAVKAVQDALTLGRLCREHGNWAELLAAYDAQRCPAGTALVELGRRLGQAQVTETPPWSSMTPDDFTEWIRSVLAGRRLYLYEGGE; encoded by the coding sequence GTGGACGGAAGTCGGGTCGGCATCATCGGTGGCAGCATCGCCGGATGCGCCGCCGCCGTCGTATTGCGGCGAGCGGGTTGCGATGTCACGGTTTTCGAGCGGAGTTCGGGACGGCTGCGTGATCGCGGACATGGCGTCGGGCTCTCGGCCGAGGTCCGCGCCGAGCTGGCGGCGGCGGACCTGATCGACGCCGAGCTGCCCGCGCATTCGATCACCCAGCGTTCGTGGTATGTCCGCGACGGGGACGCCCCGCTCGGCCGACTGCTGTGGGAGCAGTCGTTCACCACGGTCGTGCACAACTGGGGCATGCTGTGGGCGAACCTGCGAAAGCGCGTCGCCGACAACGACTATCGCGACGGTGTACCGGTGAACCACATCGAGCCCGACGCCGACTCGGTCACGCTGCGCCGCGGCGACGGGACGGCCGAACGGTTCGATATCGTCTTCGGCGCGGATGGTTACGGGTCGGCGGTCCGCGCGCTGGTCGACCCGGCGGCGTCGGTCGAAAATTCCGGCTATGTGGTGTGGCGGGGTGGCTATTCGGTTACCGAACTCCCGCAACCGGTGCCCGACGCGCTGCACGACCAGATCGTGACCGTGGCCTACACCGGCGGGCACTGTCTCATCATGATCACCCCCGATCCGCGACCCGGTGTTCTGCGGGTCTACTGGGGTCTGTATCACAAACCGGCGCAACCGTTTTCATCCGATACCGATGAGGCGCCCGGTGATTCGCTGCCCGGTCTGGACGCGGTGCTGTCCGCCGATTTTCCGCCGTATTGGGCCGAGGTGATAGCCAAGACCAGCCCGGCGAGCACGGTTGTCCATCCGGTTGTCGATATTCGTAGTTCGAGCTATGTCGCGCATCGGCTCGCGCTGATCGGCGACGCGGGCACGGTCGCCCGGCCGCATACCGGCAGCGGCGCGGTCAAGGCCGTGCAGGATGCGCTGACGCTGGGCCGCCTGTGTCGCGAGCACGGGAACTGGGCAGAGCTGCTCGCCGCATATGACGCGCAGCGGTGTCCGGCGGGCACGGCGCTGGTGGAACTCGGCAGGCGCCTCGGGCAGGCTCAGGTCACCGAGACTCCGCCGTGGTCCTCGATGACTCCGGACGACTTCACGGAGTGGATTCGGTCGGTGCTCGCGGGCCGTCGGCTCTACTTGTACGAAGGCGGCGAGTAG